A genomic window from Tolypothrix sp. PCC 7910 includes:
- a CDS encoding ATP-binding protein — MTPINFRKLVTQKEFLAILNHLEREMGTTICIEDIKGTPLIGIKSDVSVSRYPVLLLEEVIGWVVGDQKSASIATLISYLAQQQSDKKSLAKELLEKYQEIDLFQDLSTQVTASLDVQEIARLVIEEARKCIPSSCGAILWLDEKTGWLKILWEYGELSSWPEPLKLGQGIIGTILRSRKGEIVNNLFADPRFVEMEPKVSSLICVPLLSKKQLTGAIVMCNQIPTTYSTKDGKLLSILALQAAGAIEKALLYEQSCSAAQVAQEQAQQLQLTLFELQQTQRKLIQSEKMSSLGNLVAEVAHDINNPINYVSGNLGHIQQSTQEILDLLQLYQHHYPKPATEIQTVIESLDLEFVIEDLTKMLSSMIVGVGRMRQLALTLRNFSRIDQVEMKLVDIHEGIDSTLLILQGRFKPRERNLGIQIIKEYGDIPLVEGYANQLNQVFMNLIANAIDALEESMISCPWPAMVAKIPENYQIRISTEIVNSNWLKIQIADNGPGIPENIQERLFEPFFTTKPIGKGTGLGLSISYQIIEKHGGFLRCISQMGEGTTFSIEIPVIHNDESATD; from the coding sequence ATGACTCCAATCAATTTCCGTAAGTTAGTCACCCAAAAAGAATTTCTAGCCATCCTCAATCACCTGGAAAGGGAGATGGGCACTACTATCTGCATTGAAGATATTAAGGGCACGCCACTAATCGGTATTAAAAGTGATGTCAGCGTATCTAGATACCCAGTGCTACTGCTAGAAGAAGTAATTGGTTGGGTAGTTGGTGACCAAAAAAGCGCTAGTATTGCTACGCTCATTTCCTACCTAGCACAACAGCAATCCGATAAAAAGTCATTAGCTAAGGAATTGTTAGAAAAGTATCAAGAAATAGACTTATTTCAAGACCTTTCTACACAAGTTACCGCCAGCTTAGATGTGCAAGAAATTGCCCGGCTGGTGATTGAAGAAGCGAGAAAATGTATTCCTTCGAGCTGTGGTGCAATTTTATGGTTGGATGAAAAAACTGGTTGGCTGAAAATTCTGTGGGAATATGGCGAACTTAGTTCATGGCCAGAACCTCTCAAGCTGGGTCAAGGAATCATCGGTACAATTCTGCGATCGCGTAAAGGTGAGATAGTCAACAATTTGTTTGCAGATCCTAGATTTGTGGAGATGGAACCTAAGGTTAGCTCTCTGATTTGCGTACCCCTATTGTCTAAAAAGCAGCTAACTGGGGCAATAGTCATGTGTAATCAGATTCCCACAACTTACTCTACTAAAGATGGGAAACTGCTCAGTATTTTGGCATTGCAAGCAGCAGGTGCAATTGAAAAAGCACTGCTTTACGAGCAAAGCTGTAGTGCTGCACAAGTCGCTCAAGAACAGGCGCAGCAACTCCAGCTGACTCTGTTTGAACTTCAGCAAACACAGAGAAAGCTGATTCAAAGTGAGAAAATGTCTTCTCTAGGTAATTTGGTTGCAGAAGTTGCTCACGACATTAACAACCCCATTAACTATGTCAGTGGTAACCTCGGCCATATTCAACAATCTACGCAAGAAATTTTAGATTTATTGCAACTTTATCAACATCACTATCCCAAGCCAGCCACAGAAATTCAAACTGTCATCGAAAGTCTAGATTTGGAGTTTGTCATCGAAGATTTGACAAAAATGTTGTCCTCCATGATTGTAGGAGTTGGGCGAATGCGCCAACTGGCCTTGACTCTAAGAAACTTTTCTCGCATAGATCAGGTGGAGATGAAGCTAGTGGACATTCATGAAGGAATCGACAGTACCTTGCTCATCTTGCAAGGCCGATTCAAGCCTAGAGAAAGAAACTTAGGTATTCAGATTATCAAAGAGTACGGTGATATTCCCTTGGTTGAAGGCTACGCTAATCAGCTAAACCAGGTATTTATGAATTTAATTGCCAATGCGATCGATGCTTTAGAGGAGTCAATGATCAGTTGTCCATGGCCAGCTATGGTGGCGAAAATACCTGAGAATTACCAAATTCGCATTTCTACTGAGATAGTTAACTCTAATTGGCTAAAAATTCAAATTGCTGATAATGGCCCAGGTATTCCAGAAAATATTCAAGAGCGATTATTTGAGCCGTTTTTTACTACTAAACCTATTGGTAAAGGTACTGGATTAGGTCTATCTATCAGCTACCAAATTATCGAAAAACATGGTGGTTTCTTGCGTTGTATATCTCAGATGGGAGAAGGCACTACCTTCAGCATAGAAATTCCGGTGATCCACAATGATGAAAGTGCTACTGACTAA
- a CDS encoding glycerophosphodiester phosphodiesterase has product MRNTKPIIIAHRGASGYRPEHTLAAYELAIDLGADYIEPDLVATKDGILIARHENEISETTDVASHAEFAQCQTTKIIDGESKTGWFTEDFTLAELKTLRAKERIPEVRSQNTNYDGLFEIPTLQEIIDLAKAKSIAANRTIGIYPETKHPSYFQSIGLSLEEPLLKTLKANGYQGANAPVFIQSFEVSNLKYLSTKTDLPLVQLINNTGKPYDFIVNGNERTYSDLITASGLREIAEYAQAIGIHKNLLVPRDTTGKLLPPTYLVRDAHVASLLVHVWTFRNEDVFLPLDFLGNPKQEYELFFSLGIDGVFSDFPDIAYKILDFGF; this is encoded by the coding sequence TTGCGAAATACTAAACCGATTATCATCGCGCATCGAGGGGCTAGCGGCTATCGTCCCGAACATACATTAGCGGCTTATGAGTTAGCAATTGATTTAGGTGCTGACTATATTGAACCTGATTTAGTTGCGACTAAAGACGGGATATTAATTGCACGTCACGAAAATGAAATTTCGGAAACGACTGATGTTGCTAGCCATGCAGAATTTGCTCAATGCCAAACTACTAAAATAATTGATGGGGAAAGCAAAACAGGCTGGTTTACCGAAGACTTTACCCTAGCCGAACTCAAAACACTACGGGCAAAAGAGCGAATTCCCGAAGTGCGATCGCAAAATACAAACTATGATGGTTTATTTGAAATTCCTACACTGCAAGAAATCATTGATTTAGCTAAAGCTAAAAGTATTGCAGCTAATCGTACTATTGGTATTTATCCAGAAACAAAGCACCCAAGTTATTTTCAATCGATTGGTTTATCCTTAGAAGAACCGCTACTTAAAACTTTAAAAGCTAACGGTTATCAAGGTGCAAATGCACCCGTTTTTATTCAGTCTTTTGAAGTTAGCAACCTCAAATATTTATCAACAAAAACTGATTTACCTTTGGTGCAATTAATTAATAATACTGGTAAACCTTATGATTTTATCGTTAATGGCAATGAGCGCACATATAGCGATTTAATTACAGCTTCAGGTTTAAGAGAAATTGCAGAATATGCACAGGCGATAGGAATTCATAAAAATCTCCTTGTTCCTAGAGATACTACAGGTAAATTACTACCGCCTACATACTTAGTTAGAGATGCTCATGTAGCTTCTTTGCTGGTTCATGTTTGGACTTTTCGCAATGAAGATGTATTTTTACCTCTAGACTTTCTAGGTAATCCAAAACAAGAATATGAGCTATTTTTTAGCTTAGGAATTGATGGTGTTTTTAGTGATTTTCCTGATATAGCTTATAAAATTTTGGATTTTGGATTTTAG
- a CDS encoding aldo/keto reductase yields the protein MKGKKTRRSFLLTTVAVASGIVQADALTPNISQTPSAKMPERLLGNTGVKVPILGLGGAGTNTPLDKSDREREAVAIIEKALELGIRYFDTASSYDASEIHLGKVLPSHRAKVFLASKTDKRDRDGAWRELESSLKRLNTNYLDLWQLHHVSFADELDKIFSKSGASKALEEAMQQKIVRFVGITGHHNTQIIAEGLRRFPFHTTLIPVNAVENHHPQSFIPAILPLAKQKNIGVIAMKVPAYGKLFQAGGLKNINQALGYTLSQPGVNCCVIPADSVQQLEENIQAARSFQPLNQQKLAEIEQLTAQIWQESTFYRSWH from the coding sequence ATGAAAGGAAAAAAGACAAGGCGAAGTTTCTTGCTTACTACTGTTGCTGTAGCTAGCGGCATTGTACAAGCTGATGCGTTGACTCCTAACATATCTCAAACACCATCAGCAAAAATGCCAGAACGCCTTCTAGGAAACACAGGCGTGAAAGTCCCCATTCTTGGATTGGGGGGGGCAGGTACAAATACGCCACTAGACAAAAGCGATCGCGAACGGGAAGCTGTGGCGATTATTGAAAAAGCACTCGAACTCGGCATTCGTTACTTTGATACAGCCAGTAGCTATGACGCTAGTGAAATTCATTTGGGTAAAGTGCTACCAAGTCACCGCGCAAAAGTTTTTTTAGCAAGTAAAACTGATAAAAGAGATAGAGATGGAGCCTGGCGAGAATTAGAAAGTTCGCTAAAACGCCTGAATACTAATTACCTAGATTTATGGCAGCTGCATCATGTTTCTTTTGCCGATGAACTGGACAAAATATTTAGTAAATCTGGTGCAAGTAAAGCTTTAGAAGAAGCAATGCAGCAAAAAATTGTGCGGTTTGTCGGTATTACCGGACACCATAATACACAGATTATTGCGGAAGGATTACGTCGTTTTCCATTTCACACAACACTGATCCCAGTAAATGCAGTAGAAAATCATCATCCACAATCATTTATTCCAGCAATTCTGCCATTAGCAAAACAAAAAAATATAGGTGTAATTGCCATGAAAGTTCCTGCATATGGCAAGTTATTTCAAGCAGGTGGTTTAAAAAATATCAATCAAGCTTTAGGATATACTTTGTCTCAGCCAGGTGTTAACTGTTGTGTAATTCCAGCTGATAGCGTGCAACAGTTAGAAGAAAATATTCAAGCAGCACGTTCTTTTCAACCTTTAAATCAGCAAAAATTAGCAGAAATTGAGCAACTTACTGCCCAAATTTGGCAAGAGAGTACATTTTATCGCTCTTGGCATTAG
- a CDS encoding PleD family two-component system response regulator, whose product MNKKLLIVDDDASMRLLMEEVLESLEDEEVELLTAKNGEEALEIIQAEKPKLVFLDIIMPKMDGLEVCNTVKNKLAIPDIYIVMLTANGQEFDKQQGIDVGADLYITKPFRPNMVLKISREVLGLPVAMELAKDGL is encoded by the coding sequence ATGAACAAGAAGCTATTAATTGTTGATGATGACGCTAGTATGCGTTTGCTGATGGAGGAAGTTCTTGAGAGCTTGGAAGATGAAGAGGTAGAATTATTGACTGCTAAAAATGGTGAAGAAGCATTAGAAATTATTCAAGCAGAAAAGCCAAAACTAGTCTTTTTGGATATAATTATGCCAAAAATGGATGGTTTAGAAGTTTGTAATACTGTTAAGAATAAACTAGCAATACCAGATATTTACATTGTGATGCTTACCGCAAATGGGCAGGAATTTGATAAACAACAAGGTATTGATGTTGGTGCAGATTTATATATAACCAAACCTTTCCGTCCCAACATGGTACTAAAAATTTCTAGAGAGGTACTTGGTTTACCAGTTGCTATGGAATTGGCAAAAGACGGTTTGTGA
- a CDS encoding HAD family hydrolase has protein sequence MERPKVIFLDAVGTLIGVKGSVGEVYSKLAQEFDVEVSADTLNKTFIESFKAAPPPIFPDADNQDILQREFDWWRIIALNTFESAGVLKQFSDFSAFFSELYIHFGTAEPWFVYPDVLPALINWRRMGIELGVLSNFDSRIYSVLQSLGLRDFFASITISTEARAAKPDPQIFAIALEKHKCPPEAAWHIGDSPEEDYQGAKAAGLRGILINREQKSGLNI, from the coding sequence ATGGAACGACCGAAAGTTATTTTTTTAGATGCTGTAGGCACACTCATCGGGGTCAAAGGTAGTGTGGGCGAAGTTTATAGTAAGCTAGCCCAGGAATTTGATGTGGAAGTTTCCGCTGATACATTAAATAAAACATTTATCGAAAGCTTTAAAGCCGCACCACCGCCGATATTTCCTGATGCAGACAACCAAGACATTCTCCAGCGCGAATTTGATTGGTGGCGAATAATTGCCCTCAATACTTTTGAAAGCGCAGGCGTTCTCAAGCAATTTTCTGACTTTTCGGCTTTTTTTAGTGAACTTTATATCCACTTTGGTACTGCTGAACCGTGGTTTGTCTATCCTGATGTTCTTCCAGCTTTGATTAACTGGCGACGGATGGGAATCGAATTAGGAGTATTGTCTAATTTCGATTCCCGCATTTATTCAGTTCTGCAAAGTTTAGGACTCAGGGACTTTTTTGCGTCCATCACGATTTCTACTGAAGCACGCGCCGCTAAACCCGATCCGCAAATTTTTGCTATAGCCTTAGAAAAACATAAGTGTCCCCCAGAGGCAGCATGGCACATAGGCGACAGCCCAGAAGAAGACTATCAAGGTGCCAAAGCTGCTGGCTTGAGAGGCATTTTGATCAACCGTGAGCAAAAATCAGGACTCAATATTTAA
- a CDS encoding alpha/beta fold hydrolase, which yields MDLHYEIQGKGDAIALIHSGGADLRDWLFIAPELAKKYQVITFDGRGAGKSPPPLEPANYVEDLRKLLDHLGIYQVILVGHSIGGEIATDFALTYPQRVSKLVLVAPGLTGFEFSPQLQQWFEEIRAAAPDVEKMVKLNLEHSIYQTTVASPQRDLLYQMFKHNIERYFEWQSFEQVWPQPPAISRLHELKTKTLFMIGTKDSEDLFRIVELFKQVPDIRFAEIEGADHLPTLTHPAEVTNLISDFLSE from the coding sequence ATGGATCTACATTACGAAATCCAAGGAAAGGGCGATGCGATCGCTCTCATTCATAGTGGTGGTGCAGATTTACGTGATTGGCTATTTATCGCCCCAGAATTAGCCAAGAAATATCAGGTAATCACCTTTGATGGACGCGGTGCGGGAAAGTCACCACCGCCACTGGAACCCGCAAATTATGTTGAAGATTTAAGAAAACTCCTCGATCATCTGGGCATTTATCAAGTTATTCTCGTAGGGCATTCCATAGGTGGTGAAATCGCCACTGATTTTGCCTTAACCTATCCTCAGAGAGTCTCCAAACTGGTGTTAGTAGCTCCGGGATTAACAGGCTTTGAATTCTCGCCCCAATTGCAGCAGTGGTTTGAGGAAATTAGAGCCGCAGCTCCAGATGTGGAGAAAATGGTTAAGCTAAATTTGGAACACTCAATCTACCAAACCACCGTAGCCAGCCCCCAGCGCGATTTGCTCTATCAAATGTTTAAGCACAATATAGAGCGCTACTTTGAGTGGCAAAGCTTCGAGCAAGTCTGGCCCCAACCACCTGCAATTTCCAGATTGCACGAACTCAAAACCAAGACCTTATTTATGATTGGTACAAAGGACAGTGAAGACCTCTTCCGCATAGTAGAGTTGTTTAAACAGGTTCCTGATATTCGCTTTGCAGAGATTGAAGGCGCGGATCATCTACCGACGCTGACACATCCGGCAGAGGTAACTAACCTGATTAGCGATTTTTTGAGCGAGTAA
- a CDS encoding TetR/AcrR family transcriptional regulator: MPRTPAENERIRQATKEQILKAAMELFFSKGYHATSIDDVAKTAKISKGLLYHYFKGKEDLMAALVDMRLHDLLFVMEAAAAKPTPAEQIRHIAEGALEDVRRKPEVFRFYLNLFTQPRLDPVVAKYSQRLMDEQEKQFEVQTEMFTKLGVANPRKRSIYFSSTLQGIMLMFSTYPNTFPLDEVKAQVIEEFCSP, from the coding sequence ATGCCCCGCACCCCAGCAGAAAATGAACGTATCCGTCAGGCTACCAAAGAGCAAATCTTGAAAGCGGCGATGGAGCTTTTTTTCAGCAAAGGCTATCACGCCACCTCAATTGACGACGTTGCAAAAACGGCGAAGATATCCAAGGGACTTCTTTATCATTATTTCAAAGGCAAAGAAGATTTGATGGCGGCACTGGTTGATATGCGACTCCACGATTTATTGTTTGTCATGGAAGCCGCGGCTGCAAAACCGACACCTGCTGAACAAATCCGGCACATTGCCGAAGGTGCTTTAGAAGATGTCCGCCGAAAACCGGAAGTTTTCCGTTTCTACCTCAACCTGTTTACCCAACCCAGACTCGATCCAGTTGTAGCAAAATACAGCCAGAGGTTAATGGATGAGCAAGAAAAGCAATTTGAGGTGCAGACGGAAATGTTCACAAAGCTGGGGGTAGCAAATCCACGCAAGCGATCTATCTATTTTTCCTCAACCTTACAAGGCATCATGCTGATGTTTTCTACCTATCCCAATACTTTTCCTTTGGATGAGGTGAAGGCGCAAGTAATCGAGGAGTTTTGCAGTCCGTGA
- a CDS encoding ChaB family protein, with protein sequence MAYQQIDELPQDIREQLPEHAQQIFFTAFNAAQKDGMSENAAREVAWNSVKNEYQPGNGGQWQRKPEDPPIHNKAITTGGN encoded by the coding sequence ATGGCTTATCAGCAGATAGACGAACTACCACAAGATATCAGAGAACAACTTCCTGAACACGCCCAACAGATTTTTTTTACAGCCTTTAATGCTGCTCAAAAAGACGGTATGAGCGAAAATGCAGCGCGTGAAGTTGCTTGGAATAGTGTAAAGAATGAATACCAACCAGGTAACGGAGGCCAATGGCAGAGAAAACCAGAAGATCCTCCCATACACAATAAGGCTATTACCACTGGAGGTAACTAA
- a CDS encoding NAD(P)/FAD-dependent oxidoreductase: MTQRTNRIVILGGGFGGLYTALRLSQLPWESTQKPEIVLVDQSDRFLFSPLLYELLTGELQTWEIAPPFAELLQGTGIRFYQAVVSGIDIDQQRVHLQDGPEIAYDRLVLALGGETPLDLVPGATSYAFPFRTIPDVYRLEERLRVLEESDADKIRVAIVGAGYSGVELACKLADRLGERGRFRLIELSDQILRTSPDFNREAAKKALEARGVFIDLETNVDSIAQDTISLEYKNQIDTIPVDLVIWTVGTRVTPVVRSLPLKQNQRGQITATATLQVLDHPEIFALGDLLDCVDAQGQQVPATAQAAFQQADYTAWNIWASLTNRPLLPFQYQKLGEMLALGVDNASLTGLGIKLDGPLAYLARRLAYLYRLPTFDHQLRVGFNWLVRPIIETLSK, encoded by the coding sequence ATGACTCAACGAACTAATAGAATTGTGATCCTGGGTGGAGGCTTTGGTGGTCTCTATACTGCCTTACGCTTGAGCCAGTTACCTTGGGAGTCTACGCAAAAACCCGAAATTGTCCTGGTAGATCAAAGCGATCGCTTTTTGTTTTCTCCCCTACTCTACGAATTGCTGACTGGCGAACTCCAAACTTGGGAAATCGCCCCACCGTTTGCAGAATTATTACAAGGCACAGGTATACGCTTTTATCAAGCTGTGGTGTCTGGCATTGATATCGACCAGCAACGAGTACATTTACAAGATGGGCCGGAAATCGCCTACGACAGATTAGTGCTGGCGCTGGGTGGAGAAACACCCCTAGATTTGGTTCCCGGTGCAACATCCTATGCATTCCCCTTCCGCACTATCCCTGATGTGTACCGTTTAGAAGAACGCTTGCGAGTTTTAGAAGAATCTGATGCTGATAAGATTCGAGTTGCCATTGTGGGCGCAGGTTACAGCGGTGTAGAGTTAGCCTGTAAGTTAGCCGACAGACTAGGAGAAAGAGGACGCTTCCGGTTGATAGAACTTAGCGACCAAATTTTGCGAACTTCCCCAGATTTTAACCGCGAAGCCGCAAAGAAAGCCTTGGAAGCGAGGGGTGTATTTATTGATTTAGAAACCAATGTTGATTCTATTGCCCAAGATACTATTTCCTTAGAGTATAAAAATCAAATTGATACGATTCCTGTAGATTTGGTGATTTGGACTGTAGGAACACGAGTCACTCCCGTAGTTAGATCCCTACCTCTCAAGCAAAATCAACGCGGTCAAATTACAGCTACAGCTACTCTACAAGTTCTAGACCACCCAGAAATCTTTGCTTTGGGAGATTTATTAGACTGTGTTGATGCTCAAGGTCAGCAAGTCCCTGCTACGGCTCAAGCTGCTTTTCAACAAGCTGATTATACTGCTTGGAATATCTGGGCTTCCCTGACAAATCGTCCTTTACTTCCTTTCCAATATCAAAAGCTAGGAGAAATGCTGGCGCTGGGAGTAGACAATGCTAGCCTCACTGGTTTAGGAATCAAACTGGACGGGCCATTGGCATATTTAGCACGTCGTCTTGCCTATCTGTATCGGTTGCCTACTTTCGATCATCAACTCAGAGTTGGTTTTAATTGGCTAGTACGTCCTATTATAGAAACGCTTTCTAAGTAG
- a CDS encoding DUF655 domain-containing protein has translation MFCFSRSYNYCICLLILALAGCQKVHSFNKLPAPLPQDPLVQVYFNHSESSEFTEPYRQQVRLGDNLEQQIVDTISQAKSTVDVAVQELRLPKVAQALVDRQKAGVKVRLILENTYSRPWSSFTSEEISKLEKREQERYQEFRKFIDINQDNQLSPEEINQRDALIILQNAKVPLIDDKADGTAGSSLMHHKFVIVDNSIVIVTSANFTLSDVFGDYSNPSSLGNANNFLKIESPELAALFTEEFNTMWGDGPGGKPDSRFGLQKPVRSPKTITLGETKITVQFSPTSPTQPWSQSTNGLIGNTLESSTKYVDMALFVFSDQQLANILENRHQQNVNIRALIEPQFAYRSYSEGLDMMGFALAEDCKYEVDNHPWKNPITTVGVPTLPKGDLLHHKFAVIDGKTVITGSHNWSEAANNGNDETLLVIESPKVAAHYVREFARLYTKVKLGLPPTIQQKIAAEVKQCPQIKSPTSSANKILTKINLNTSSLEELATLPGVGKKLAQRIILARQQQKFTSLKDLEKVPGVSAKMIDKWQDNIIL, from the coding sequence GTGTTTTGTTTCTCTCGTTCCTATAATTATTGTATTTGCTTGCTGATTCTGGCTCTTGCTGGTTGTCAAAAAGTTCATTCATTCAATAAACTTCCCGCACCACTACCGCAAGATCCATTAGTGCAGGTTTACTTTAACCATTCCGAGTCCTCAGAATTTACCGAACCTTATCGTCAGCAAGTCCGTTTGGGAGATAATTTAGAACAGCAGATTGTCGATACAATTTCTCAAGCGAAATCTACTGTCGATGTCGCCGTTCAAGAGTTACGTTTACCAAAAGTAGCTCAAGCATTAGTAGACAGACAAAAAGCTGGAGTCAAAGTCAGATTAATTTTAGAAAATACTTATAGTCGTCCTTGGAGTAGCTTCACCAGCGAGGAAATTAGCAAGTTAGAAAAAAGAGAACAAGAACGCTATCAAGAATTTCGTAAATTTATAGATATTAACCAGGATAATCAACTCAGTCCTGAAGAAATTAATCAGAGAGATGCTTTAATTATCTTACAAAATGCCAAAGTTCCTTTAATAGATGACAAAGCCGATGGCACAGCAGGTAGTAGTTTAATGCATCACAAATTTGTGATTGTAGATAATAGCATTGTGATTGTTACTTCGGCGAATTTCACTTTGAGCGATGTTTTTGGCGACTACAGTAATCCTAGTAGTTTAGGCAATGCCAATAACTTCTTAAAAATTGAGAGTCCAGAACTAGCAGCTTTATTTACAGAAGAGTTTAACACCATGTGGGGTGATGGCCCAGGTGGTAAGCCAGATAGCCGATTTGGTTTACAAAAACCAGTGCGATCGCCAAAAACTATTACTTTAGGTGAAACTAAAATTACTGTACAGTTTTCGCCAACTTCACCCACTCAACCTTGGAGTCAGAGTACCAACGGTTTAATAGGGAATACATTAGAATCATCTACAAAATATGTCGATATGGCATTGTTTGTATTTTCCGATCAACAACTAGCTAATATTCTGGAAAATCGCCATCAACAAAATGTCAATATTCGAGCTTTAATTGAGCCACAATTTGCCTATCGTTCTTACAGCGAAGGCTTAGATATGATGGGATTTGCACTAGCTGAAGATTGTAAATATGAAGTAGATAACCACCCTTGGAAAAATCCCATTACTACTGTTGGCGTACCGACTTTACCAAAAGGCGATTTATTGCATCACAAATTTGCTGTAATTGATGGTAAGACAGTCATTACAGGTTCCCATAATTGGTCAGAAGCCGCTAATAATGGTAACGACGAAACCCTATTAGTAATTGAAAGTCCTAAAGTTGCTGCCCATTATGTACGTGAATTTGCCCGTCTTTATACTAAGGTAAAACTCGGTTTACCGCCTACAATTCAACAAAAAATTGCAGCCGAAGTTAAACAATGTCCGCAAATTAAATCTCCGACATCTAGTGCCAATAAAATACTTACCAAAATCAATCTCAATACCTCTAGTTTGGAAGAATTAGCAACTCTACCTGGAGTTGGTAAAAAATTAGCACAACGAATAATTCTCGCTCGTCAACAGCAAAAGTTTACATCCTTAAAGGATTTAGAAAAAGTTCCAGGTGTTAGTGCAAAGATGATAGATAAATGGCAAGACAACATCATTTTATAA